One Blastocatellia bacterium DNA window includes the following coding sequences:
- a CDS encoding serine/threonine protein kinase produces the protein MFDEIDETTSDIDVIDPMVGTEIEGKYRVDRLLGQGGMGKVFKVTHLKLGKTFALKLMHQAQATANPANLVRFEREAEALARVTHPNVVMVTDFGVLSAQDPYIVMEYIEGDSLRKLLKKDGQLSERQTINITKQICAGLHEAHRQGIVHRDLKPENIMIQRFDDGDSMARVLDFGIAVMKESANATLTEDWGMGTLKYMSPEQMYGVPLDARSDIFTICLMMYEMLTCTVPIVMMGKVTQLIELRPSVTPMLAEIIHRGISLDVGGRQRSVLELKRELETVEQETMFQGAELAPTRNLVERPTAKKPRPTAELSNAHTSQQSQYLQTPNTNSDQKIPKASPISATPSLSGPMVIPSPKISKSELKVAPNAPSTKPMEVVQVTPQITSQSAKNISPNEMIEEFSLDLNTGGSQESQDIQLADEEHNITSVVDARLMEAVKSLALTSDFEMFLAGIRAPLIVAPSLVKELSQGPEHVANLVIRWVLQIKEIPFQELLLNARNKIFDIFFYQIVNFKTIYSFFPAFEQSLISLCPVNEQEKIAQMFQQFRWQDIRPIGLIRKEKQEKFIAEKRKEVVVQVDKFNEGVYKNLTYNVLSSEKRYNFKDEKTAEKVTECQTKVKTILSDFIDLIKDKRIKKEILLANESDKYNEYENKEAFKPENYIVQLADLGVALFNDNFPYQSVQVFQIILELSNDWQVDFYNSNLFQEKGQLLNTQNIEAYVASEQDRFLIREIISVFVCWHPQYLLNHLQIADDRRIRRTILRMLECYGQDIYRMLIDELATNARTQPWYYARNITSLLSKINCRDEAMKNEAVALLDSYWQKTTQRQLIYQIITTLSFIGTDFACERLIARYRQIENDKSKQAIDLCQKLILAFMDMELDKGLEIVVDFYQKTGELKQVIERFNNIYIGNYLVQSIATRIWKEIQRLKFSFSLLGDAETTVELLRLVAHMKTEPVIKLCREITEKLARKHPLVAEAEKILNGQQAVIFYSSDRMLQRFAISKNIPKMVCYIADMGITTRLLVTTRDAIAGQIDFYQGNVWKASVTSYQLTGENAFYWCFLLEVADVESIYFQPAQRPTMTDKELVTTKLITNGLLQRGEITQIGSNYLQLESRFRQRPVNIVYTSFEQLTDEPNKYRAVWNALAEDISILELRKVTRLSKHELYKILLYFFKHKMLIIDGHKDAHKELYVEDGFVMLELNLKRIERRSVMFNYYKTAGEICADLMRETQDQVLLYVLDVMRRFYLERYENRRVLMPNELKVCLHAVTLSINYIKHPVAEEQNLLVNYMQNNFEIREVTSTYEEAFADDPALRTGAVEKLENIEANNDPLDVEPAKAQDLAVGANIEAINNLVDQVVEQENDEEEAEVEIKDKFDAVAMACVKPLKDFIRELYRNWKAGRETSISWIDLVEPALMLLASSAEKLGDQTLRATLLSLHTTLRKQKARSQSSGENVFDAEMSQELAVTYLRLCELQPKTFALVAGETDLAERKDLLLVKFILRQVPEIDDNLVNKFIFTGWNKFDRFTQAIPEEISKAIGITKNIAEQVCLKFYQYRNIYYKDGVDYENRFLAMFELNLQLLQEMHTDVEQAIVDEEKGVAGAKEQKDYLKPERQRMLWSLFILLAIREEYDLIQMIQQSVFDMRISLLEDYLAKLISVQKSIPALVTN, from the coding sequence ATGTTTGACGAGATAGACGAAACGACTAGTGATATAGATGTCATTGATCCAATGGTAGGAACAGAGATTGAAGGTAAATACCGAGTGGATCGTTTATTAGGTCAAGGCGGAATGGGAAAAGTTTTTAAGGTGACACACTTAAAACTTGGCAAAACCTTTGCCCTTAAATTAATGCACCAAGCCCAAGCAACGGCTAATCCAGCCAATTTAGTTAGATTTGAACGAGAAGCAGAAGCCTTAGCTAGAGTTACACATCCAAATGTTGTTATGGTGACAGATTTTGGAGTTTTATCAGCCCAAGACCCTTATATTGTAATGGAATATATAGAAGGGGATAGTTTACGTAAGTTATTAAAAAAAGACGGCCAACTTTCAGAACGACAAACCATAAATATTACTAAACAAATATGTGCAGGTCTTCATGAAGCACATCGCCAAGGTATAGTTCATCGGGACTTAAAGCCAGAAAATATTATGATTCAGCGTTTTGATGATGGCGATAGCATGGCAAGAGTCCTGGATTTTGGTATTGCTGTAATGAAAGAATCAGCAAACGCTACCCTAACGGAAGATTGGGGTATGGGGACGTTAAAATATATGTCTCCAGAACAAATGTATGGTGTTCCGCTAGATGCTAGATCAGATATTTTCACTATTTGTTTAATGATGTATGAAATGCTGACATGTACAGTTCCTATTGTAATGATGGGTAAGGTGACTCAGTTAATAGAGCTAAGACCTTCTGTAACTCCGATGTTAGCAGAAATAATACATAGAGGAATAAGTTTAGATGTTGGTGGGCGACAACGTAGCGTTTTAGAACTTAAACGAGAATTAGAAACCGTTGAGCAAGAAACCATGTTTCAGGGGGCTGAACTTGCGCCCACTAGAAATTTAGTTGAAAGACCAACAGCAAAAAAACCTCGCCCAACAGCAGAGCTTAGCAATGCACATACTAGCCAGCAATCCCAATACTTACAAACACCTAATACAAATAGCGATCAAAAGATACCAAAGGCCAGTCCTATAAGTGCTACACCTTCTTTAAGTGGGCCAATGGTTATACCTAGCCCAAAGATTAGTAAATCTGAACTTAAAGTAGCACCTAATGCACCTAGCACTAAGCCGATGGAAGTTGTGCAAGTAACACCACAAATAACATCACAATCAGCTAAAAATATATCTCCTAATGAGATGATAGAGGAATTTTCCTTAGACTTAAATACTGGAGGCAGTCAAGAGAGCCAAGATATTCAATTAGCTGATGAGGAGCATAATATTACTTCTGTAGTAGATGCCCGCTTGATGGAGGCTGTTAAATCGCTGGCTTTAACTTCAGATTTTGAGATGTTTTTAGCAGGTATCAGGGCTCCTTTGATTGTTGCACCTTCTTTAGTAAAAGAACTTTCACAAGGCCCAGAACATGTTGCTAATTTAGTAATACGTTGGGTTTTACAAATAAAAGAAATACCCTTTCAAGAACTTTTGCTAAATGCTAGAAATAAGATTTTTGATATATTCTTTTACCAAATTGTTAACTTTAAAACTATTTATAGTTTTTTTCCGGCTTTTGAGCAGAGTTTAATTAGTTTATGTCCAGTTAATGAGCAAGAAAAAATTGCTCAAATGTTTCAACAATTCCGATGGCAAGACATCAGGCCAATAGGGTTAATTCGTAAAGAAAAGCAAGAAAAATTTATTGCAGAAAAACGCAAAGAAGTTGTTGTTCAAGTAGATAAGTTTAATGAAGGTGTTTATAAAAACCTTACCTATAATGTTTTATCTTCAGAAAAACGATATAACTTTAAGGATGAAAAAACAGCAGAAAAAGTAACAGAATGTCAAACAAAAGTAAAAACTATTTTGTCAGATTTTATTGATTTAATTAAAGATAAAAGAATTAAAAAAGAAATTTTACTTGCTAATGAATCTGATAAATATAATGAATATGAAAATAAAGAAGCTTTTAAGCCAGAAAACTATATAGTCCAGCTAGCAGATTTAGGAGTAGCTTTATTTAATGATAATTTTCCTTATCAAAGTGTGCAGGTTTTTCAGATTATTTTAGAGTTATCTAATGATTGGCAAGTAGATTTTTATAATTCAAATCTTTTTCAGGAAAAAGGACAACTCCTTAATACACAAAACATAGAAGCTTATGTAGCCTCGGAACAAGATCGTTTTTTAATAAGAGAGATTATTTCTGTATTTGTTTGTTGGCATCCGCAATACCTGCTAAATCACTTACAAATAGCCGACGATCGCCGGATCAGACGCACAATTCTTAGAATGTTAGAATGTTATGGTCAAGATATTTATCGAATGTTGATAGATGAACTTGCTACAAATGCTCGAACTCAGCCTTGGTATTATGCACGTAATATTACTTCTTTATTAAGCAAAATAAATTGTCGTGATGAAGCGATGAAAAATGAGGCAGTTGCTTTACTTGATAGTTATTGGCAAAAAACTACACAACGCCAACTAATTTATCAAATCATTACCACGCTATCTTTTATTGGGACTGATTTTGCTTGTGAACGGCTAATAGCCCGATATCGGCAGATAGAAAATGATAAATCCAAGCAAGCTATAGATTTATGTCAAAAACTTATTCTAGCTTTTATGGATATGGAGTTAGATAAAGGTTTAGAAATAGTTGTAGATTTCTACCAAAAAACAGGTGAGTTAAAACAAGTTATTGAGCGATTTAATAATATTTATATTGGCAATTATTTAGTTCAATCAATTGCTACTAGGATTTGGAAAGAAATACAGCGCTTAAAGTTTTCTTTTTCTTTACTTGGAGACGCAGAAACTACTGTAGAGCTTTTACGGCTAGTTGCTCATATGAAAACAGAGCCAGTAATAAAATTATGTCGTGAAATTACAGAAAAGCTTGCTCGTAAACATCCCTTAGTAGCAGAAGCAGAAAAAATATTAAATGGTCAACAAGCAGTTATTTTTTATTCTAGTGATCGGATGTTACAACGTTTTGCCATCAGTAAAAATATACCAAAAATGGTTTGCTATATTGCTGATATGGGAATTACAACAAGATTGCTAGTAACTACACGGGATGCAATTGCAGGTCAAATAGATTTTTATCAAGGAAATGTCTGGAAGGCTTCTGTTACTAGTTATCAATTAACAGGTGAAAACGCTTTTTATTGGTGTTTTTTACTTGAAGTTGCAGATGTAGAAAGTATTTATTTTCAGCCTGCACAAAGACCAACTATGACAGACAAAGAGTTGGTGACTACAAAATTGATTACTAATGGACTACTTCAACGAGGCGAAATTACTCAAATTGGAAGCAATTATCTACAGTTAGAGTCTCGTTTTAGACAACGTCCAGTTAATATTGTTTATACAAGTTTTGAGCAATTAACAGATGAGCCAAATAAATATAGGGCTGTTTGGAATGCTTTAGCTGAAGATATTTCTATCCTAGAATTACGTAAGGTGACACGACTTTCTAAACATGAGCTTTATAAAATTCTGCTCTACTTTTTTAAACATAAGATGTTAATTATTGATGGACATAAAGATGCACACAAAGAGCTTTATGTAGAAGATGGTTTTGTAATGTTAGAGTTAAACTTAAAGCGCATAGAAAGACGAAGCGTTATGTTTAACTATTACAAAACTGCTGGAGAGATTTGCGCGGATTTAATGAGAGAAACCCAAGATCAAGTTTTGCTTTATGTTTTAGATGTGATGAGACGATTTTATTTAGAAAGATATGAAAACCGACGGGTATTAATGCCTAATGAGCTAAAAGTTTGTTTGCATGCAGTAACTTTATCTATTAATTATATAAAACATCCTGTGGCAGAAGAGCAAAACCTATTGGTTAATTACATGCAAAATAATTTTGAAATTAGGGAAGTTACTTCTACTTATGAGGAAGCCTTTGCTGATGATCCTGCGCTAAGAACTGGAGCAGTAGAAAAATTAGAAAATATTGAGGCTAATAATGATCCATTAGATGTTGAGCCAGCTAAAGCTCAAGACTTAGCTGTTGGGGCTAATATAGAAGCAATAAATAATTTAGTAGATCAGGTAGTAGAGCAAGAAAATGATGAAGAAGAAGCGGAAGTTGAAATCAAAGATAAATTTGATGCTGTAGCAATGGCTTGCGTTAAGCCTCTAAAAGATTTTATTCGGGAGCTTTACCGAAATTGGAAAGCAGGACGTGAAACTTCTATTAGTTGGATAGATTTAGTCGAACCAGCATTAATGTTACTAGCTAGTTCGGCAGAAAAGCTTGGTGATCAAACCCTAAGAGCTACTTTACTATCATTACATACAACTTTAAGGAAGCAAAAAGCACGTTCTCAAAGTAGCGGGGAAAATGTTTTTGATGCAGAAATGTCTCAAGAGCTTGCAGTAACTTATCTTAGGCTTTGTGAATTACAGCCTAAAACATTTGCTTTAGTTGCTGGTGAAACTGATTTAGCAGAACGTAAAGACTTATTGTTGGTTAAATTTATTCTTAGACAAGTACCAGAGATTGATGACAACCTAGTTAATAAATTTATCTTTACTGGTTGGAATAAATTTGATCGTTTTACCCAAGCTATACCAGAAGAAATTAGCAAAGCCATAGGAATCACTAAAAATATTGCTGAACAAGTTTGCTTAAAATTTTATCAATACCGAAATATTTATTATAAAGATGGTGTTGATTATGAAAATAGATTTTTAGCAATGTTTGAGCTTAATTTACAGCTTTTGCAGGAA
- the hemH gene encoding ferrochelatase → MAEKLGIVLFNLGGPETLSDVRPFLYNLFCDAEIIKLPWEGMRKPLAWFISTFRNKKSSSYYKKIGGGSPLRRITDQQAMALSQELTQRGIPSQCYVAMRCWKPFTETAIEQLERDGITKVIALPLYPQFSISTTRSSFRYFIKVLNDRGGMRHIRRHYISAWYDHPSYINALVETIKIAQKTLPNQDPKATQLIFSAHSVPESYLKQGEPYLKHTEKTVELVMKKIGNEQPWTLSFQSKVGPVKWLEPLTDQVIRDLGKKGTRQILLVPVSFVSDHIETLYELDILYKQTAQEAGIEHFARAPAFNTMPSFISALADIVAEKLIKVNGASKKAK, encoded by the coding sequence ATGGCTGAAAAACTTGGTATTGTACTTTTTAATCTTGGTGGCCCAGAAACACTTAGTGATGTCCGCCCTTTTCTTTACAACCTATTTTGTGATGCAGAAATTATTAAGCTTCCTTGGGAAGGAATGAGAAAACCCTTAGCTTGGTTTATTTCTACATTTCGTAATAAAAAATCTAGTAGCTACTATAAAAAAATTGGCGGTGGTTCCCCACTAAGGCGAATTACTGACCAACAAGCAATGGCTCTTTCTCAAGAATTAACTCAACGAGGAATACCATCACAATGTTATGTAGCTATGCGTTGCTGGAAACCTTTTACAGAAACAGCTATAGAACAGCTAGAAAGAGATGGTATTACTAAAGTTATTGCCTTACCGCTTTACCCTCAATTTTCTATCTCTACAACCCGTTCTAGTTTTCGCTATTTTATTAAAGTATTAAATGATCGTGGTGGAATGCGTCATATTCGCCGTCATTATATTTCAGCATGGTATGATCACCCGAGCTATATAAATGCTTTAGTAGAAACAATTAAGATAGCTCAAAAAACTTTACCTAATCAAGATCCTAAAGCAACACAGCTTATTTTTAGTGCGCATAGCGTTCCAGAGAGCTACTTAAAGCAAGGTGAGCCTTACTTAAAGCATACAGAAAAAACCGTTGAGCTAGTAATGAAAAAAATAGGCAATGAACAACCTTGGACATTATCATTTCAAAGCAAAGTTGGGCCGGTAAAATGGCTAGAACCCCTTACAGATCAAGTTATTCGGGATTTAGGCAAAAAAGGCACACGCCAAATTTTGCTTGTTCCTGTAAGCTTTGTATCTGACCATATTGAAACACTTTATGAATTAGATATTCTCTATAAACAAACAGCACAAGAAGCAGGAATAGAGCATTTTGCCCGCGCACCAGCTTTTAATACTATGCCTAGCTTTATCAGTGCTTTAGCTGATATAGTTGCAGAAAAATTAATTAAAGTTAATGGAGCTAGCAAAAAAGCAAAATAA
- a CDS encoding dipeptidase, producing the protein MSLNISTNKPQFLAFDLHVDTLQRVLDENFDLASHTKTGHLDIPRMHTGGIATQFFSIWVNPRQFPKEKAVDRAWQLVDSLKKQLALHPDKLQLATSPSDIEQIIKTGRIAVGMGIEGGHAINGQIELLETFFIAGVRYMTLTWSNSNEICGSSGDEGNKQGLTEFGRSVVKLMNKLGMMVDISHVSDQAFYDVLELTEYPVIASHSNLRRICSHPRNLTDEMLRLLAKQDGVCCINYYPAFLDEEYYQVNKNLSSRLNAALAEVRKIYSHDATKRVQAENQVCAREFARLPKVNYKKVVDHIEQAVEIAGINHVGLGSDYDGIGAVPVGLEDISKLPIIAEELFRRGFKHNEIEKIFFTNVLRVFSKVTQNKEVVA; encoded by the coding sequence ATGTCATTAAATATAAGTACAAATAAACCGCAATTTTTAGCTTTTGATTTACATGTAGACACTTTGCAACGAGTGTTGGACGAAAATTTTGACCTAGCAAGTCATACCAAAACAGGACATTTAGATATTCCTAGAATGCACACAGGAGGCATTGCCACACAATTTTTTTCTATTTGGGTTAATCCTCGTCAATTTCCTAAAGAAAAAGCCGTTGATCGTGCTTGGCAACTTGTTGATTCTCTAAAAAAACAACTTGCCTTACATCCAGATAAATTACAACTAGCAACCTCCCCAAGCGATATTGAACAAATAATAAAAACAGGTCGAATTGCTGTAGGCATGGGCATAGAAGGCGGACATGCCATAAATGGACAAATTGAACTGTTAGAAACTTTTTTTATTGCAGGCGTTCGTTATATGACCCTAACTTGGTCAAATAGCAATGAAATTTGTGGCTCTTCTGGCGATGAAGGAAATAAACAAGGCTTAACCGAATTTGGTCGCTCTGTAGTTAAGCTAATGAATAAATTAGGAATGATGGTTGATATTTCGCATGTTTCTGATCAAGCTTTTTACGATGTTTTAGAGCTTACTGAGTATCCAGTTATAGCTTCCCATTCTAATTTACGTCGGATTTGTTCCCATCCTCGTAATTTAACAGATGAGATGTTACGGCTACTTGCAAAACAAGATGGTGTTTGCTGTATTAATTACTATCCTGCTTTTTTAGATGAAGAATACTATCAAGTTAATAAAAATCTAAGTTCAAGGCTTAATGCGGCTTTAGCAGAAGTTAGAAAAATTTATAGCCATGACGCTACCAAGCGAGTACAAGCAGAAAATCAAGTCTGTGCTAGAGAATTTGCTAGGCTTCCAAAAGTTAATTATAAAAAAGTAGTTGACCATATTGAGCAAGCTGTAGAAATTGCTGGAATTAACCATGTAGGCTTAGGGTCAGACTATGACGGGATTGGGGCCGTTCCTGTTGGGCTAGAAGATATTTCTAAACTTCCCATAATTGCTGAAGAGCTTTTTAGACGTGGCTTTAAGCACAACGAAATAGAAAAAATCTTTTTTACCAATGTTTTACGAGTATTTTCTAAAGTCACTCAAAATAAAGAGGTTGTAGCTTAA
- a CDS encoding DUF817 domain-containing protein, with protein MLQTVDSFLLETKASPNLKGLYRFLLEFFFFGLKQARACLFAGLFFLGVFLIPRSGLFGIPRYDVLLIVALLIQVFMIKLKLETLDEVKAITLFHIVGFVLEVFKTSSSIASWSYPDEGYTKVFGVPIFSGFMYAAVGSYIIQAWRLFDLRIKHHPPYWMAMIAALLIYANFFAHHFIGDYRWYIAATLLGLYARSYVIYKPYDQDRTMPLLLSFLLIGFFLWFAENISTFFGIWCYPNQVINWSSVHIGKWSSWSLLVVMTFTIVVSLKHVKATIYVPE; from the coding sequence ATGCTTCAAACAGTTGATAGTTTTTTACTAGAAACAAAGGCAAGCCCAAACTTAAAAGGGTTGTATAGATTTTTGTTAGAGTTTTTTTTCTTTGGCTTAAAACAAGCTAGAGCTTGTTTATTTGCTGGATTGTTCTTTCTTGGAGTCTTCCTTATACCTCGTTCTGGATTGTTTGGAATACCTCGCTATGATGTTTTGTTGATTGTCGCTCTATTAATTCAAGTTTTTATGATAAAGCTAAAACTTGAAACATTGGACGAAGTTAAAGCTATAACTTTATTTCACATTGTAGGTTTTGTCCTCGAAGTATTTAAAACATCAAGTAGTATAGCTTCTTGGAGTTACCCTGATGAAGGATATACAAAAGTTTTTGGTGTCCCAATTTTTTCTGGCTTTATGTATGCGGCTGTAGGTAGTTACATTATCCAAGCATGGAGACTTTTTGATCTTAGAATAAAGCATCATCCTCCATACTGGATGGCTATGATTGCGGCTTTGTTAATTTATGCTAATTTCTTTGCACATCACTTCATAGGTGATTATCGATGGTATATAGCAGCTACTTTACTTGGACTTTATGCAAGATCTTACGTAATCTATAAGCCATATGATCAAGATAGAACTATGCCTTTACTGTTATCCTTTTTGTTGATTGGCTTTTTTCTATGGTTTGCAGAAAACATTAGCACTTTTTTTGGCATATGGTGTTATCCAAATCAAGTAATTAATTGGTCATCTGTTCACATTGGAAAATGGAGTTCTTGGTCTTTGTTAGTAGTTATGACCTTTACAATTGTAGTTAGTCTTAAGCATGTAAAAGCTACAATTTATGTTCCAGAATAA
- a CDS encoding ankyrin repeat domain-containing protein: MRILKSLVLSICLILALANINTNVALARQEQKQTEKKLTPKELNDGLLKATKQGDLAKVSKLLSQGADVNFRDETTWAAITIATALNHKDIVASLIKAGANVDILSEESFAFTPLKMAVFMGHKDIVQMLVNAGANVNATNNREGEKAALTPLFFLIASDCNQDTYTDILKILLKAGANPNPAKGEYNESFITPLMVATSLGNIEAVKLLIEYGADVNYKTKEGLAACSVAEMRSQQEMIDLLKSVGAKCETNKSKKNKNIDKPELAIMQYVGDVCFIPNFGPIKQTDKPLDLISKCEGKKITDINIQDENGYTLLMSALITSEPSEEYIKYLVKSGINLELKNNDGETAFLVAAGNNKYSLTTTKTLLTAGANLNARNSNGQTVLMAYVMGCQGHESPFITYKSLYDCSEIIKLLIATGADVNAQDKDGKTALMYAFELESESNVFFLTKTLLDAGADPNIKDNDGVSLTDVLAGKIYLSFASLKKKITNLLLPFTPTTKQSV, encoded by the coding sequence ATGAGAATATTAAAAAGCCTAGTTTTAAGTATTTGCCTAATTTTAGCTCTAGCTAATATTAATACTAATGTAGCTTTAGCCCGCCAAGAACAAAAACAAACAGAAAAAAAACTGACACCAAAAGAGCTTAATGATGGACTTTTGAAAGCCACCAAACAAGGGGATTTAGCAAAAGTTTCAAAGCTATTATCTCAAGGTGCAGATGTTAATTTTCGAGATGAAACCACTTGGGCAGCAATAACAATTGCCACAGCATTAAATCATAAAGATATAGTTGCTAGCCTAATTAAAGCTGGGGCAAACGTTGACATTTTAAGTGAAGAAAGCTTTGCTTTTACCCCATTAAAGATGGCTGTTTTTATGGGACACAAAGATATAGTGCAAATGTTAGTTAACGCTGGAGCAAATGTTAATGCAACAAATAATAGAGAAGGCGAAAAAGCAGCCTTAACACCTCTGTTTTTTCTAATAGCAAGTGACTGCAATCAAGATACTTATACAGATATTCTTAAAATATTGCTTAAAGCTGGAGCAAATCCTAATCCAGCTAAAGGTGAATATAACGAAAGCTTTATAACACCTTTAATGGTTGCTACTTCTTTAGGAAATATTGAAGCTGTCAAACTATTAATAGAATATGGTGCAGATGTTAATTATAAGACAAAAGAAGGATTAGCAGCTTGTTCTGTTGCAGAAATGAGAAGCCAACAAGAAATGATAGACTTGCTTAAATCTGTTGGGGCAAAGTGCGAAACTAATAAATCTAAGAAAAACAAAAATATAGATAAGCCAGAACTAGCTATAATGCAATATGTTGGTGATGTGTGTTTTATTCCTAATTTTGGCCCTATCAAACAAACTGATAAACCGCTTGATTTAATTTCTAAATGTGAAGGAAAAAAAATTACTGATATAAACATTCAAGATGAAAATGGTTACACTCTTTTGATGAGTGCGCTTATAACAAGTGAACCTAGCGAAGAATATATAAAATATTTAGTTAAATCAGGAATCAATTTAGAGCTAAAAAATAATGATGGAGAAACTGCATTTTTAGTAGCAGCAGGCAACAACAAATATAGTCTTACTACAACTAAAACTCTTTTGACGGCTGGAGCAAATCTTAACGCTAGAAATAGCAATGGACAAACAGTTTTGATGGCTTATGTGATGGGTTGTCAAGGTCATGAAAGCCCTTTTATAACTTATAAATCTCTTTATGATTGTAGTGAGATTATAAAACTTTTAATTGCTACTGGTGCTGATGTTAATGCTCAAGATAAAGATGGAAAAACAGCTTTGATGTATGCTTTTGAGCTAGAAAGTGAGTCAAACGTTTTCTTTTTAACAAAAACTCTTTTAGATGCTGGCGCAGACCCTAATATTAAAGACAATGACGGCGTTTCTTTAACAGATGTTTTAGCAGGAAAAATTTATCTGAGTTTCGCGAGTTTGAAGAAAAAAATAACTAATCTGTTACTTCCATTTACTCCAACTACAAAACAAAGTGTATAA
- a CDS encoding SDR family oxidoreductase, with translation MKYIFLPKLCFDCAEFNYKKRNQKIDLTGYYSLVTGGRIKIGFQTALKLLRDNATVMVTTRFAQDALERFSKEPDFKIWQDRLFIQPLDFRDLHSLLSFINYLEIHWPALDILVNNAAQTVSHEAEFYKLETEKELKILSSSQKQFSSIQSLAESKQTLNLVQNLILDLDRHGQPIDKREKNSWTLKLHEVEVRELLEVLLINTAAPCILTAKLKPLFLKSKNKNRFVVNVCGLDAQFNRINKTSQHPHVNMSKAALNMMTRTSASDYAEDNIFMNSVDTGWITHEGSYSKREQMRLKGFVPPLDEVDGAARIYDPIVSAIKHQVTFGKLFRNYLPVDW, from the coding sequence GTGAAATACATTTTTTTACCAAAGCTTTGTTTTGATTGTGCAGAGTTTAATTATAAAAAACGTAATCAAAAAATTGACCTAACAGGTTATTACAGCTTAGTAACAGGCGGACGTATTAAAATTGGTTTTCAAACAGCATTAAAATTGCTGCGTGATAATGCTACTGTGATGGTGACAACTCGCTTTGCTCAAGATGCTTTGGAACGTTTTAGCAAAGAGCCTGACTTTAAGATTTGGCAAGATCGTCTTTTTATTCAACCGCTAGATTTTCGTGATTTGCACTCGCTATTAAGTTTTATAAACTATTTAGAAATCCATTGGCCTGCACTTGATATTTTAGTTAATAATGCAGCACAAACGGTTTCACACGAAGCAGAATTTTATAAATTAGAAACTGAAAAAGAATTAAAAATTCTTTCTAGCTCTCAAAAACAATTTAGCTCAATACAGTCTTTAGCCGAGTCTAAACAAACTTTGAACTTGGTGCAAAATTTAATTTTAGATTTAGATCGTCATGGACAACCTATAGATAAACGTGAAAAAAATAGTTGGACGCTAAAATTGCATGAAGTGGAGGTGCGAGAACTACTAGAAGTTTTGTTAATCAACACTGCTGCACCTTGTATTTTAACTGCAAAACTGAAACCTTTATTTCTTAAATCAAAAAATAAAAATCGCTTTGTAGTTAATGTATGTGGTTTAGATGCACAATTTAACCGTATAAATAAAACCTCTCAACATCCGCATGTCAATATGAGTAAAGCAGCACTCAATATGATGACTCGAACTTCTGCAAGCGACTATGCAGAAGATAATATTTTTATGAATAGCGTTGATACAGGTTGGATTACTCATGAAGGAAGTTATTCAAAACGCGAACAAATGCGCTTAAAAGGTTTTGTCCCTCCGCTTGATGAAGTTGATGGTGCAGCACGAATTTATGACCCTATAGTTAGCGCAATCAAACACCAAGTAACTTTTGGCAAATTATTTAGAAATTATTTGCCTGTAGATTGGTAA